The proteins below come from a single candidate division WOR-3 bacterium genomic window:
- a CDS encoding DUF362 domain-containing protein, with amino-acid sequence MSEVYFLDLRKRYKDGIDKLFDRFIEDTGGLRIIDKDSVCAVKLHVGEEGNFNFVSPLYIRRLCRLIREKGGEPILTDTTTLYAGRRHRADLHMQLALEHGFDFAPFIVADGLHGDEYIEINGSRIARLFERIDTIICVSHFKGHLNCGFGGALKNLGMGCAAKGGKLMMHSRSKPRIEMKKCSYCLRCYNYCIYKAIIKKNDKILEIDHQLCSGCGGCMSICPERAIVFSWDAASTDIQKGIAKYAADLIKGRKLFYINFLINISPNCDCFHTNEPMIAPDVGILASFDPVSLDQACYDFVKEPIDKLHPEVDAQEQLVFAEKFGAGERNYEIKKL; translated from the coding sequence ATGTCAGAGGTCTATTTTCTGGATTTAAGGAAGAGATATAAAGACGGCATTGATAAGTTGTTCGACCGATTCATAGAAGATACCGGAGGGCTTCGGATCATAGACAAAGACTCTGTTTGTGCCGTAAAACTCCATGTCGGAGAAGAGGGCAATTTCAACTTCGTCAGTCCTCTTTATATCAGGCGGCTCTGCCGCCTGATCCGTGAAAAGGGCGGTGAGCCGATTTTGACGGATACAACGACACTCTATGCCGGCCGCAGACATCGCGCCGATTTACATATGCAACTCGCCCTGGAACACGGTTTTGATTTCGCCCCTTTTATTGTGGCGGACGGACTTCACGGCGATGAATATATAGAGATAAACGGTTCCAGGATCGCCCGCCTCTTTGAACGCATTGATACGATAATCTGCGTTTCCCATTTCAAAGGGCATCTCAACTGCGGTTTCGGCGGTGCCCTGAAAAATCTCGGTATGGGTTGTGCCGCAAAGGGTGGTAAACTTATGATGCATTCACGTTCAAAGCCGAGAATCGAGATGAAGAAATGTTCCTACTGCTTGAGATGCTACAACTACTGTATCTACAAAGCGATAATAAAAAAGAATGATAAGATTTTAGAGATCGATCATCAATTGTGTTCCGGGTGCGGCGGATGTATGTCGATCTGTCCGGAAAGGGCGATCGTCTTTTCCTGGGACGCCGCCTCTACAGATATCCAGAAAGGTATTGCAAAATACGCCGCCGACCTCATAAAAGGCAGAAAACTTTTTTACATCAACTTTTTGATCAATATTTCACCCAACTGTGATTGTTTTCATACCAATGAGCCGATGATCGCTCCTGATGTCGGAATTCTGGCGTCCTTTGACCCGGTCAGCTTGGACCAGGCATGTTATGATTTTGTGAAGGAGCCGATAGATAAATTACATCCTGAGGTCGACGCCCAGGAGCAGCTTGTCTTTGCAGAAAAATTCGGTGCAGGAGAACGCAATTATGAAATCAAAAAGCTCTAA
- a CDS encoding exo-alpha-sialidase, which translates to MRKIAVVLAVLFCFLYADPPWTANVRVSTDQPWDSLNQGESCFAIYGDTIVSICNTAERGDVPIAPYAYSFNGGQTFTSIPFTDNTTGIGWHTDPVIAFDDSGHVHMLIQFSINMLKHYLSRDGGQTWSDTSVVWSSYGVDKPWMVVHNNEIYITWQQTSGSTGIIFAKSTDYGATWSTSNIWWRTGITALCMDENENLHLCLVHWGAGAVYYRKSTDKGVTWSSETYLSSFDYSSSYGDRAPINSITAHGDIVFITWVSTLNNGSWDVMGIRSSDGGSTWGSVFTVNDITAGGQCKGWAHFDVYGGLHVTYIHSPSWPTNQNSLFELRYQYSSDSGLTFNPSIRVSDTSVKSLADFLGEYHVTASDSLYLYAIWPDGRNGDDNDLYFSKALLSELSSAEQVAKSRTSAHLMESPTILSGIAYLQVDEYSRPVVIKAYDAVGRVIKELYTGRVNAPLKITLNSTDFPMGVLFIKLSSGNYSEVKKVINIRS; encoded by the coding sequence ATGAGGAAGATCGCTGTAGTATTGGCTGTTCTTTTCTGTTTTCTTTATGCAGATCCGCCCTGGACTGCAAATGTGCGTGTCAGTACTGACCAGCCGTGGGATTCATTGAACCAGGGAGAATCTTGTTTTGCTATTTACGGTGACACGATTGTTTCGATCTGTAATACTGCGGAGCGGGGTGATGTTCCGATTGCACCTTATGCCTATTCATTCAATGGAGGTCAGACATTTACTTCAATACCCTTCACTGATAACACCACGGGAATCGGCTGGCATACTGATCCGGTGATTGCATTTGATGATTCAGGCCACGTCCATATGTTGATTCAATTCTCGATCAATATGCTGAAGCATTATCTTTCCCGTGACGGCGGCCAGACCTGGTCCGACACATCGGTTGTCTGGTCCAGTTACGGCGTTGACAAACCCTGGATGGTCGTGCACAATAACGAGATTTACATCACCTGGCAGCAGACATCGGGTTCGACCGGAATCATCTTCGCCAAATCAACGGATTACGGCGCTACCTGGAGTACCTCGAACATCTGGTGGCGTACCGGGATCACCGCCCTCTGTATGGATGAGAATGAAAATCTCCATCTATGTCTGGTCCACTGGGGTGCCGGTGCCGTATACTACCGCAAATCAACAGATAAAGGCGTAACCTGGTCGAGCGAAACATACCTTTCGTCGTTCGATTACAGCTCGAGTTATGGTGATAGGGCGCCGATCAACTCCATCACCGCCCATGGTGACATCGTCTTCATCACCTGGGTGAGCACCCTGAACAACGGTTCCTGGGATGTTATGGGTATACGTTCTTCAGACGGCGGTTCAACCTGGGGCTCGGTGTTCACGGTCAATGACATAACCGCCGGTGGTCAGTGCAAGGGCTGGGCGCATTTTGACGTCTACGGCGGACTTCATGTGACATACATCCATTCTCCGAGCTGGCCCACCAATCAGAACAGTCTCTTTGAACTGCGTTATCAATATTCGTCGGACAGCGGTCTTACCTTCAACCCGAGTATCCGGGTGTCGGATACCTCTGTAAAGAGCCTTGCGGATTTTCTCGGTGAATATCATGTGACCGCAAGTGACAGTCTGTATCTCTATGCAATCTGGCCCGACGGCAGAAACGGTGATGACAACGACCTCTATTTCAGCAAAGCCCTGCTTTCGGAGTTGAGCAGTGCCGAACAGGTGGCTAAGAGCAGAACCTCGGCACATTTGATGGAGTCTCCTACGATATTAAGCGGCATAGCATATCTGCAGGTCGATGAATATTCACGGCCGGTCGTCATAAAGGCATACGACGCCGTCGGCAGGGTGATAAAGGAGCTCTACACCGGCAGGGTTAATGCGCCGCTCAAAATAACTTTGAATTCCACTGACTTTCCCATGGGTGTGCTGTTCATCAAATTGAGTTCTGGAAATTATTCCGAAGTAAAGAAGGTTATAAATATCAGAAGCTGA
- a CDS encoding DNA translocase FtsK, which produces MDKTIVPIALLVIAIGVLFFIARELDPKKKRKLTGFLFLLLCILFLISQISYILNPLNKFKNFGGLFGYYSSAWVFWLVGFYLFIIPGILGYLGYLYLFSPDKKADTQLLFIFPVGVIFDTAAALFLKIQVAGISAGGKLGSIISNFLINYFGNVGTHLILIFGTIIVLFMMIKEKLFSQAGIIEFPKPTTREKVKKSKKPKKDEKPKKEKSTSTTKIIKKVVRPVDYKTEYLNILQDPPTSYGVDKETLKKEAELLSQRLQEFDVKGKIVGVESGPVISRFEFEPAPGVKVNRIANLDNDLALALKATRIRVVAPIPGKSAVGIEVPNKERSLVCLKSGILDPAFENAASPLTIVLGEDITGKPVIDDISTMPHMLIAGTTGAGKSVCINTIILSLLYHSTYKDLRFLMIDPKRLELPMYNPIPHLLRRAVTQPKNAVKELERLVSIMEMRYRDFAREGVRDIDGYNEKMRKKGGSIKPYILIIVDELADLMLTAPSEIEENITRLAQMSRAVGIHLVLATQRPSVDVITGLIKANFPCRIAFQVASKTDSRTILDMNGAESLLGRGDMLFLPPGKGTPIRLHGAYISTEEVNGISSLIAKKYLYELLSDVEGDIEEIVNAIIEEELWTIFVNKRDPAFEEKRRTLSNLIPVEKIDEIIDSGYYPKLEEREPKEELVEIEEKSEVDPLFAEAAKLVFRHQVASVSLLQRRLGLGYARAGRIVDQLEAAGIVEPFQGSKSRKVLIERQEELDSILKKYTT; this is translated from the coding sequence ATGGATAAAACCATTGTACCAATAGCACTGCTGGTTATTGCTATTGGTGTTCTCTTTTTTATCGCCAGGGAACTGGACCCGAAAAAGAAAAGAAAGCTGACAGGGTTCCTTTTCCTGCTTCTGTGTATACTTTTTTTGATCTCACAAATATCTTATATCTTGAATCCACTCAACAAATTCAAAAATTTCGGAGGTCTCTTCGGTTACTATTCATCCGCCTGGGTGTTCTGGCTTGTCGGTTTCTATCTCTTTATAATCCCCGGAATTCTGGGTTATCTCGGTTATCTCTACCTCTTCTCACCGGACAAGAAAGCCGATACCCAGCTTCTCTTCATCTTCCCCGTCGGCGTCATATTCGATACAGCCGCCGCCCTCTTTTTGAAAATCCAGGTAGCCGGGATCTCGGCAGGCGGTAAACTCGGGTCGATAATCAGTAATTTTTTAATCAACTACTTCGGTAATGTCGGAACCCATCTCATCCTCATCTTCGGTACGATAATCGTACTCTTTATGATGATTAAAGAAAAACTCTTTTCTCAAGCCGGGATAATCGAATTTCCAAAACCGACGACCAGAGAAAAGGTCAAAAAATCCAAAAAGCCGAAGAAGGATGAAAAACCGAAGAAGGAAAAGAGCACCTCCACGACAAAGATCATAAAAAAGGTGGTCCGACCGGTCGATTATAAGACCGAATATTTGAATATACTTCAGGATCCACCGACAAGCTACGGCGTCGACAAGGAAACCTTGAAAAAAGAGGCTGAACTTCTGTCACAGCGGCTTCAGGAATTCGACGTAAAAGGAAAGATCGTGGGAGTGGAATCAGGACCGGTCATTTCCCGCTTTGAGTTCGAACCGGCGCCCGGAGTAAAGGTGAATAGAATCGCGAATCTGGATAATGACCTCGCCCTCGCCCTGAAAGCCACGCGCATCAGGGTGGTCGCTCCGATACCGGGTAAGTCCGCGGTCGGCATCGAAGTTCCTAATAAAGAACGCAGCCTCGTCTGTCTGAAGAGCGGAATCCTCGATCCCGCCTTTGAAAACGCCGCCTCTCCCCTCACGATCGTTCTCGGTGAAGACATCACGGGTAAACCGGTCATCGACGACATCTCGACTATGCCGCATATGCTAATCGCCGGTACGACCGGCGCCGGAAAGAGTGTCTGCATCAATACCATCATCCTGAGTCTCCTGTACCACTCGACATATAAGGACCTGCGGTTCCTTATGATCGATCCAAAGCGTCTGGAACTGCCGATGTACAATCCGATTCCTCATCTCCTGCGCCGGGCGGTCACCCAGCCGAAGAATGCGGTCAAAGAACTTGAAAGATTGGTCTCCATTATGGAGATGAGGTACCGTGATTTTGCGCGTGAAGGAGTCAGAGATATCGACGGCTACAACGAAAAGATGCGGAAAAAAGGTGGGAGCATCAAACCTTATATACTCATCATCGTGGACGAACTTGCTGATTTGATGCTCACTGCACCGAGCGAAATAGAAGAGAATATCACCCGTCTCGCCCAGATGTCCCGTGCCGTGGGTATCCACCTTGTTCTGGCGACCCAGCGGCCCTCAGTGGACGTGATCACCGGTTTGATAAAAGCGAACTTTCCCTGCCGCATCGCATTCCAGGTTGCGTCAAAGACCGATTCCCGCACAATCCTTGATATGAACGGTGCCGAATCACTACTGGGACGCGGAGATATGCTCTTTCTGCCGCCGGGTAAAGGTACACCGATAAGGCTGCACGGCGCATATATATCGACTGAAGAGGTCAACGGCATCAGCAGCCTTATAGCAAAGAAGTATCTATATGAACTGCTCAGCGACGTCGAAGGCGATATCGAGGAGATCGTGAATGCAATCATTGAAGAAGAACTCTGGACCATCTTCGTCAATAAGAGGGATCCGGCGTTCGAAGAAAAGAGACGCACCCTTTCAAATCTCATCCCGGTGGAAAAGATCGATGAGATAATCGACAGCGGATATTATCCAAAACTTGAAGAGCGGGAACCGAAAGAGGAACTTGTTGAAATAGAAGAAAAGAGCGAAGTCGATCCGCTTTTCGCCGAAGCGGCTAAACTCGTATTCAGACATCAGGTCGCATCGGTCTCCCTGCTCCAGCGCAGACTGGGACTGGGGTATGCGCGGGCAGGCAGGATTGTGGATCAGCTCGAAGCCGCCGGAATCGTCGAACCGTTTCAGGGCAGTAAATCAAGAAAGGTTCTGATTGAACGCCAGGAAGAACTCGACTCCATACTCAAGAAATACACCACATAA